TTAGCAGTTGATTGCTGGTTCTAAGCTAGTTGAAGATCTTATCAACAAAGCTACATCAACATAAAAAGACAACCAAGGAATTAGCTGCCTTTTTGAGATATTTTTTTCATTGTTTTTGGGAGTAGCTTGCTAATTTCTGTTGGCAAGACAAGGTAGTTTTCTTGAGCTAGTTCTTGCGCGATAGCTGAATGAAGGTGAGTTGCTGCCACCACTCTTTCATAGAGACTGACTTGGTGAAACTGACCTGCAAAACCTGCAATCATCCCAGCCAGAGTATCTCCCATCCCACCAGTTGCTTGATAGGGACCTCCAACCTCTAACTGATAATATTCAGGCTGACCAGCTTTCCAGATACGAGTTGCTGGACCCTTCTCAACTAGAATCGTTCCTTGAGGAAAAGCTGAAAGAGCACTAGCAGTCGTATCTGTATTTTGATGGTCAAGAACTATACCAGACAGTCTTTCCCATTCCTTTTGGTGGGGAGTTAGGATGAGCTGACTGGATGGAAATGGCAAATGAGCTTTTGCTAAGATGCCCAAAGCACCGCCATCTGCAATCAAAATCTGGTCTTTTCTAAGGCTGTCAAAGACCCGTTTTATGATTTCTTCTCCAAATGCATCCTCTCGCAAACCCGGACCTAGCAAGACAACTTCTGCCTTTTCCAATTGTTCTTTTAACAATTGCTGGTCTTGAAGAGAAAATGCCATGGCCTCAGGTAAATAACTGTGCAGAGCCGGAATATTCTCCTTATCCGTGCCAACAGTCACCAACCCTGCCCCACTTTTGACTGCTGCCAAGGCAGCCATGATGATGGCTCCACCATAAGGATAGGTCCCTCCTAGCAAGAGCAGACGCCCGTAATCTCCCTTATGGCTGTGACGACAACGTTCAATAATGACTTTTTCTAATAAAGCTTGATCAATCACTTTCATCGTTTTTTCCCTCTCACTCCATTATACTACAATTGCGAGAATCCGTTTGAAATAAAAAAGAATGCTGATAAATCAATATTCCTGTTATATTCATAACTAGAGAAATAAACTATTTTTACTGTTTAGCTACCAAAAAGCTACCAATAAATTTGGAATCATTTTTAATATGACTTTTAGTAATATACCTTATCACTGGGTTTCTGATAAATTAACTACTACTGTCGACAATTTTACATGTATATCACTTATTTTATCCTACCTTTCTATGGTATAATAGATAATAATATAATTAATCTGCAATAGGTGAGGTTTATGAGTTATACCAAAAGTCAAGTATCAAATTTTCTAAATGATAAAATTCTCTTTAGATTCACAATTTCTAGCGATTTTATCATTGACTTTCACGAACACGAAGAGGTTTTTACATTTGATGAGATTGAAAAAAATATAAAAAGTAACTTTACTTATTGGAGTTCAATTTACGATATAGCTCCCAATAATTTTATGTCAAATTGGAAAGCTCTGAATGATAAGTTTAATTCAATAAAAAAATATATTTTTGAGCTTGAAGAATTAAATATTGACAACATAAATAACCAACTTTACTATAATTTATCAAGCAATCGAGAATCAAGAGAACAAGACAAGATGGTTTACATTTTATCAATAAGTTCTCCTATTGATAAAGATTCAGAAATTCGTAAAATAAAAAGCTTTGTTTCTTTCTATATTCAACAATCTCAAAATAATCTTGATGAAGCTATCAGAAGTTTTATCTATCTATCAAAAAACAATTATCAAATAGGTTCCTATTTTTCAAGCGCCAACAAATATAATTATTATCCAGCGCTATATTTACTTAGAAAAGACTTCTCAAATATTAAAGAAAATATTTCTGATTTTGAAGCAAATATAGTAACTCCTATAACTAACAAGTTGAAAGATATTTCAGATAACTCTGAAGTACAGTATAAAGAAATTACAACTTTCATAGAAGATAAGCATAATCAAATTCAGATACAATATGATGAAAAAGTTTCTGAGTTTGCCGAATTTAAAAAATCTCTCGACGACTGGCAAAAAGAAAAGCATGAAAAAATTAAAGTTTTAGAGGACACTTATGAAAACAAGCTTTCTTTAGAAGCGCCAGAAATACTTTGGAAAAAACGCTCCAAAGAGCATCAAATGCTAGCAAAAAAATGGACATGTTTCCTCATTTATGCAGTCATAGCTTTAATATTTGCTCTAGTAGGGTTAGTTGTCGTAATACACTCTTATTTAAATAGTATTCAAAGTGAGCTCCCGTTTATATCGGAATCATTTATACTGATTTCAGTGATTTCATTTTTTATTTACATTGTTAGAATATTGATAAAAATTGTTATGTCAAATCATCATTTAGCTACAGAATATAAACAAAAAGCTGCTTTGACAAGATTCTATCAATCTCTTACCAAAGCTGGAACCGACATCGAAAAAGAAGAACGATTAATAATTATTAACTCACTATTTAGTAAAGTTGAAACTGGACTAGTAAAAACAGATACTTCAAATGATAGTGATGCAATTTTAGCTCTTTTATCTAAGAATCTAAAATAAAAACACTAATTCAAATTCCTAAATGTTTTATTACGGGAATACATAAAAAAAGAATGTTGATAGGACATTCTTTTTTTACTCATTTGAGAAAACTAGGGATTAAGTATGTTTTGCTACCAATTTTTATTTTTTCAAACTAACTTCATACGAACTGATAAATCTCTTTAATTCGTCTTTTGTATTTTTCATTTGAACAAGAGATTTTTTTAGTTCCTTTTGGTTTTTCTTGTCCATACCTAATTCGTTGTCATAGTCAAGGTTCTCTAAATTTAAAATCGAATTATTGAACTCATTATAAAAGGTTTTTGCCAGTTCAATATCATTATTTTTATTTAGTACAAAAACTTTTACGACAGTTAGTAACTTCGAACATAATATAATATTTTGTGTAGGGTTAACCAACACTTCTTTTACCAGTACAAAAGTGCTACTACTCATCACACCAATATTTAATCCTAATAAGGCACCACCACCAGCTATTACCATTGTGCCACCTGCAACTCCTAAACCACCAGCTGCAATAGCACCTCCTCCGATATATGCTAAAACAGCATTTGTTAATGCAGCTCCATAAAGTCCTGAAAATTGACTTCCGAATAATGCCACTGCAATTTGTGGCGCAAATACTGCTCCGATACCGGTAAATAATAATGCTAAACCTAGACTTGCTAAAGCTGTGTTAATGAAAAAATTCTTTTTTTTAGTTATTTTCCCAAAAGATTTTTTATAAGTTTTTTTCATTTCTGAATACAGCTCTTTGGACATAAAGTTGCTAACAATAAATTCTTCTAACCACGAATTTTTTGAATTAAATTTTAATTTACTTTTTTTATCGCTTATATTCAGTGGATAATATGGTTCAAAAACATATGTCTCTAAAGTAACTAAATCAAGCCAAATGGAATTCGACTCAACTTCTTTCCTAGAAATCCAATTTTTTAATTCCTCTTCATCTTTTACCCACTCAATAATATAATCTTGGTATGTCTCTGAAAAAACTAACTCAATACCATTTTGCCATTCATTCAACCATTTTGTCTTTTCTTCTTTTAAAGTTTGATTTTTCTCATTTTTAATATCTTCAACGGTTTTTAAAAACTGAAAATTATAGAGAATTTTCGTTTGTTCCATATCTAAGCCTAGTAATTCTAGTGCTTCCATATTTACACTCCTTCTAAATTTTATATAGATAGTTCAAGTTATTTTACCGATAATAATTAATCTTTCTTATTAATCAAATATTGCTTTAAAACACTAATAATTTCTTTTTTCTCCTTTTCTGTCAATTCATACTCTCTCAATAAACTAACAATTTCTTCTAGTCCATCATCACGTCCTTTTAAAATTTCAAAAGACGTACCAAAGATTTCAGCTAATTTTTCTACTGTTTCATCTTTCGGATTTCTCCCTCCATTTTCCCACCTAGCGTACTGGGCTTGAGCTACACCTAACTTTTCAGCAACTTCTGATTGAGTAAGTCCTATGTTCAGACGGGCTTTTTTTATATTGTCTTTCAACATTTTAAAATTCCTTTCACTTTTCTATTGACCTATAACCAAAATGGTTGTATTTTAGTTATATAACCTTTTTGGTTATATAACTAAAAAAACATTGCAGGTAATACTAGTCCGCTTATGAATATGAAAAAACACCCCAGAAAGCTCTGCAAAGCATTCTGAGGCTTTCGTTTAAAACCAATATGATTATACCAAAATGGTAATAAAAAGTCCATAAGAAGCGAAATTTAGCTAGCTAAGGATATTATGGCTACTACACAGTAAATGTCAGAAAAATTGGCAATACTTACTCCTACCATTCGCCTAGTTTAGAGATTGCGAGACAAGAGCAAGGGCGCAAGCCGAAGGCAATGCGCCCGAAGCACGCAGTTCTCTCAATCTCTAAAAAAGCTGGCGTTTCTAACAGCCAGCAAACAGATACACTTAAGGCAACGCCCTAAGTAACGTGTCGTCAGCAAAACTCAATAGTAACATTGACCTACGCATTTAGCAATTATAGAAAGGAGGCGTTACAGATGAAAAATAACCTTCAAGCACTAAGAGAATATCAAAGCCGAGTAGATTTATCAGAACTAGAAAAATCTATTTATATCAGTATCGACCGACTAACAGTAATCCTTGATAGAGACAACTGTTCTCTAAGACGTATATTTTGGGAATTAAGAAATTCTATCGATTCTATTATTCAAGAATTTAGCATTCAAGTAAATCTAAAAGAAGATTATTTTACACTTTATAAAATGATAAATGAGGATAGTATTAATCTAATTTTCTTCCAATTATCAACCTATGGTGGTTATCAAGTCATACGTTTAGACTTCAACCCAAACTCGCTTAAAGAATTTGGAGGTCTTCAAGTATGGCGACAGATTATGAATTATGCTCGATTAAATGGATTAGATGTTAGACTATCACGCTTAGACCTTGCTTTTGATATCTTTAACAGACCAGAAATAGTCTTTTTACAACATATCAAAAAGGAGGCTTGAACCTCCTTCTACACTATTTTCCCTTAAATTCCGCAAAAGTCTGTAAGATCTTAGCTGCCACTGCTGGAGAAGGAGCTCCTTTTAGCTCTAACGTATCATCTGCATATGGAGTAAGGCCAGCAAAATCTCCAATCTGGACAGAATAGAGCGACGTTTTAAACAGTTCAATATCGTTTTGGTCATTTCCAAAAGCAATGAAGTTCTCCCCACATAACTTTTCAACAGTTGTCGCCTTATGAGTATCCAAGGGATTAACATAGAGGCACTTTTCATGCGCATGATAGGAGAGATGAGCCTGTCCTAGTCTTTCTAGCTGACCAAGCAGATCATCAAGCAAATTCTCATGGTCACCCATATAAACTACTACCTTAATCGGAGTCCCTAAGTCCTCAAGTTTCTGATGACGAGCCACCTTTAGGGGATCCACACTGGAAATAAATGGAATCTTCTCTACAATCTGACCACTATAGTCAAAGCGATCATCTACAAAGAAAGGGAGATTATAAGTCTGGCAATAATCCACTAGCGCCTGATAAACTCTAGCATCTAGATTCCTTTCGAAAACAGCCTTCCCTAGATGATAGGCTACGCCTCCATTCAACCCTATGACCAAGCGCTGACTGAGTTCAGGGCCTAATAAACCCAGGCAATCCCGATAAGAGCGAGCTGAGGCAAACACAAGCTCATGCCCATAATCTTCAGCCTTTAAAAGAACCTGCTTAATCTCCTCATCAATGGTCATGTAGTCAAAAGATAGCGTTCCATCCAGGTCAAATACGAATTTCATCTTGCTAGTCCTCGTTTAGTGTACGAAGCGCTGCCTGATAGGTTTGCTCCATTAGCATGGTAATCGTCATAGGGCCAACTCCACCCGGTACAGGTGTGATGTGGCTGGCGAGTGGTGCAACCGCATCATAATCAACATCTCCACAAAGCTTGCCATTTTCATCTCGGTTCATCCCAACGTCAATGACAACCGCTCCCAGTTTGACAAAGTCAGCTGTCACAAACTTAGCGCGACCGATAGCAACCACAAGGATATCCGCCTTAGCAGCCACCTTGGCAAGATGATGGGTACGTGAGTGGGTCAAGGTCACAGTTGCATTCTTAGCTAAAAGAAGCTGAGCCATCGGTTTTCCAACGATATTTGATCGACCGATAACAACCGCATTTTTACCTTCTAGATCAATCCCATATTCATGAAACATCTCCATAATTCCTGCAGGTGTCGAAGGAATCATAACTGGATGACCAGACCAGAGACGCCCCATGTTTAGGGGATGGAAACCATCCACATCTTTTTCGGGGTCAATAGCTAATAAAACTGCCTCTTCGTCAATATGTTTTGGTAAAGGTAATTGAACCAAAATCCCATGCCAAGCTGGATCTTGATTGTATTTGGCAATCAAGTCTAATAATTCCGCTTGGGTAATGGTCTCTGGAACTCGCACTACTTCACTACGGAAGCCAGCAGCGAGAGCTGACCGTTCCTTGTTGCGAACGTAGACTTGGCTGGCAGGATTGTCCCCCACCAAAATCACCACCAATCCTGGAACTAGACCAGTTTCTTCTTTTAGTTTTGCCGTCTTTTCAGCCAACTGTCCTTGTAACTTAGCTGCAAGAGCCTTCCCATCGATAATCTGTGCCATATCTCTTCTCTTTTCTACCCAATATCCTCTATTATATCAAAAAATACCTCGCCATTCTAACACTTCTTGCCTAATGGACCTTATAGTCAAAAACTATAAGAAAAAGCCCTTGTCGAGCTTTTATGCCTATTTATACTAGGTAAAGTTGTCATGCTTTCTTTTTGACTTTTGGAGCCGGTAAGACTTCATACATCTCCTTGATTAATCTCATTAGAAATGATTTATTTTCAATGTCTTCTATCAAAATCATCTCCTTAGCTCCTTCATAAGGACGTTCAAGCCTAGTCTGTCCCAGTTGATCCATGAGCACCTTCACAGGCTTCAGTAGCAAACGATTATCATAGATTCCCCCAATAATCTTCCCACGATAATAAAGGATATACTCTCCCATCATTGGACGATAACTCATCTCCTCTAGCTCTGATAGCTGTTCGAGAATAAAATCTAAATATTCTTTACTGGAAGCCATGATGCCTACTCCATTTTTTCTAAAAATGAGGTTTTACAAAACCTTACTCAAAAATTCCTTGGTCCGTTGTTCTTTTGTTTGATCGAAAATCTCCTCTGGTGTTCCATCTTCGACAACAACCCCATCTGCCATAAAGATAACACGGTCTGCTACCTCACGGGCAAAGCCCATTTCATGCGTCACAATCACCATGGTCATCCCTGACTTAGCGAGGTCTTGCATAACAGCTAGGACTTCTCCAACCATCTCAGGGTCTAGGGCTGAAGTCGGCTCATCAAAAAGCAAAACATCTGGTTCCATAGCAAGTCCACGTGCAATGGCAATCCGTTGCTGCTGACCACCTGACAAACTCTGAGGATAGGCCGTCGCCTTATCTGGCAAGCCAACTTTTTCTAACAGTTCCTGTGCTCTTTTCTCCGCAACTTCCTTGCTTTCACCTTTGGTTTTAATTGGGGACAAAGTGATATTTTCCATCACTGTCATATTGGGAAAGAGGTTAAATTGTTGGAATACCATACCCATCTTTTCACGCATAGCAAAAAGGTCATTTTTCTTATCTGTGATATCAACTCCTTCAAAGATAACCTTACCTTTGCTTGCTTCTTCAAGTAGATTCATCGAACGAAGGAGGGTTGATTTCCCGCTCCCTGACGGACCGATAATGACCACAACTTCTCCACGTTTAATCTCAAGATTGATGCCTTTTAAAACTTCATTTTTCCCAAAATATTTATGTAGTTCTTCAATTTTAATCAAGGTTTCTGTCATTATTTTTTGTCTCCTTGTCCAATATGTTTTTCAAATGCTTTCAACGCCACTGTCAAAACAGAGGTCATAATCAAATAGTAAAAGGCTGCAAATAAAAGGGGAGTCAATGGTAAATAAGTTGTTGTTGCTACAGTCGTTGCACCATTCCACAACTCCATCACCCCAATCGCAGACAAGAGGGAACTATCCTTGATAATGGTGATAAATTCATTTCCCAGCGCTGGAAGAATATTCTTGATAGCTTGTGGCAAAATGACATAACGCATGGCATTTTTGGGACGAATACCTAGAGAATATGCAGCCTCTAACTGCCCTTTAGGAACCGCATTGATCCCCGCACGAACAGTTTCTGAAACGTAAGCTCCACTGTTCATAGAAATAATCAGAATACCAGGAATCAAACGAGAAAGATCAACTCCTAAAATCCCCACTTGGATAGTTGGAGCGTTGATATGCATAAGGGCAAAAGCAATCATAATCTGAACCATCATTGGCGTCCCACGGAAAATCCAAACATACACATTTGCAAACCAAACGAGCGGTTTAAAGCGTGAACGTTGGGCAAAGGCCAATAACACACCTATAATGGTCCCTAAGCAGACAACAAGGATGGAAATCAATACGGTAATCAGAGCACCATAGTTAAAATACGGTAAATACTTTGGTAAAAAAGAAAAATTCATATTTGATCAACTTTCTATGTGTTAGATTGTATGATTATAACATGAATTGAATTAAAATTCAATCCTTTTTCTCTAATTTTAACAATTAACTTGATAGAATAGAGAAATAGAGAGAAATTACAGTTTTTTTCTAGTCAACTACCTCTTGTTTATGGTAAAATAGAAACGATAAGAAATGGAGGAGAATCAAAATGGAATCACATTTGGTTAGAATCATTAACCGCCTAGAAGCAATGACAAAAGATGGTGGAAATCTAAAACGTAATTTTGAACGTGAAGGTGTTGTTGTCGCAGAAGTTGCATACAGCCATGACGAAGAAAACGGATCACTCTTCACCCTTCGCGATGTAGAGGCTCGTGAAACTTATACCTTTGATAGCATTGATTTGATTGCAATGGAGATCTACGAACTCCTTTACTAATATAAAAACAACGGGCAGTAAGTCCCGATGAATGAGAATCCTTTTTGTCACCACAAATGGGATTTTTTCTTACCTTCAAGTTGCTTGATTCTCCATAAATCTCTCTTTTAAAAACGACCAC
This Streptococcus oralis DNA region includes the following protein-coding sequences:
- a CDS encoding DUF6161 domain-containing protein, with the translated sequence MSYTKSQVSNFLNDKILFRFTISSDFIIDFHEHEEVFTFDEIEKNIKSNFTYWSSIYDIAPNNFMSNWKALNDKFNSIKKYIFELEELNIDNINNQLYYNLSSNRESREQDKMVYILSISSPIDKDSEIRKIKSFVSFYIQQSQNNLDEAIRSFIYLSKNNYQIGSYFSSANKYNYYPALYLLRKDFSNIKENISDFEANIVTPITNKLKDISDNSEVQYKEITTFIEDKHNQIQIQYDEKVSEFAEFKKSLDDWQKEKHEKIKVLEDTYENKLSLEAPEILWKKRSKEHQMLAKKWTCFLIYAVIALIFALVGLVVVIHSYLNSIQSELPFISESFILISVISFFIYIVRILIKIVMSNHHLATEYKQKAALTRFYQSLTKAGTDIEKEERLIIINSLFSKVETGLVKTDTSNDSDAILALLSKNLK
- a CDS encoding DUF1797 family protein, coding for MESHLVRIINRLEAMTKDGGNLKRNFEREGVVVAEVAYSHDEENGSLFTLRDVEARETYTFDSIDLIAMEIYELLY
- a CDS encoding TfoX/Sxy family protein, yielding MASSKEYLDFILEQLSELEEMSYRPMMGEYILYYRGKIIGGIYDNRLLLKPVKVLMDQLGQTRLERPYEGAKEMILIEDIENKSFLMRLIKEMYEVLPAPKVKKKA
- a CDS encoding bifunctional methylenetetrahydrofolate dehydrogenase/methenyltetrahydrofolate cyclohydrolase yields the protein MAQIIDGKALAAKLQGQLAEKTAKLKEETGLVPGLVVILVGDNPASQVYVRNKERSALAAGFRSEVVRVPETITQAELLDLIAKYNQDPAWHGILVQLPLPKHIDEEAVLLAIDPEKDVDGFHPLNMGRLWSGHPVMIPSTPAGIMEMFHEYGIDLEGKNAVVIGRSNIVGKPMAQLLLAKNATVTLTHSRTHHLAKVAAKADILVVAIGRAKFVTADFVKLGAVVIDVGMNRDENGKLCGDVDYDAVAPLASHITPVPGGVGPMTITMLMEQTYQAALRTLNED
- a CDS encoding amino acid ABC transporter permease; its protein translation is MNFSFLPKYLPYFNYGALITVLISILVVCLGTIIGVLLAFAQRSRFKPLVWFANVYVWIFRGTPMMVQIMIAFALMHINAPTIQVGILGVDLSRLIPGILIISMNSGAYVSETVRAGINAVPKGQLEAAYSLGIRPKNAMRYVILPQAIKNILPALGNEFITIIKDSSLLSAIGVMELWNGATTVATTTYLPLTPLLFAAFYYLIMTSVLTVALKAFEKHIGQGDKK
- a CDS encoding NAD(P)H-hydrate dehydratase — encoded protein: MKVIDQALLEKVIIERCRHSHKGDYGRLLLLGGTYPYGGAIIMAALAAVKSGAGLVTVGTDKENIPALHSYLPEAMAFSLQDQQLLKEQLEKAEVVLLGPGLREDAFGEEIIKRVFDSLRKDQILIADGGALGILAKAHLPFPSSQLILTPHQKEWERLSGIVLDHQNTDTTASALSAFPQGTILVEKGPATRIWKAGQPEYYQLEVGGPYQATGGMGDTLAGMIAGFAGQFHQVSLYERVVAATHLHSAIAQELAQENYLVLPTEISKLLPKTMKKISQKGS
- a CDS encoding helix-turn-helix transcriptional regulator, whose translation is MLKDNIKKARLNIGLTQSEVAEKLGVAQAQYARWENGGRNPKDETVEKLAEIFGTSFEILKGRDDGLEEIVSLLREYELTEKEKKEIISVLKQYLINKKD
- a CDS encoding HAD hydrolase family protein → MKFVFDLDGTLSFDYMTIDEEIKQVLLKAEDYGHELVFASARSYRDCLGLLGPELSQRLVIGLNGGVAYHLGKAVFERNLDARVYQALVDYCQTYNLPFFVDDRFDYSGQIVEKIPFISSVDPLKVARHQKLEDLGTPIKVVVYMGDHENLLDDLLGQLERLGQAHLSYHAHEKCLYVNPLDTHKATTVEKLCGENFIAFGNDQNDIELFKTSLYSVQIGDFAGLTPYADDTLELKGAPSPAVAAKILQTFAEFKGK
- a CDS encoding amino acid ABC transporter ATP-binding protein, which produces MTETLIKIEELHKYFGKNEVLKGINLEIKRGEVVVIIGPSGSGKSTLLRSMNLLEEASKGKVIFEGVDITDKKNDLFAMREKMGMVFQQFNLFPNMTVMENITLSPIKTKGESKEVAEKRAQELLEKVGLPDKATAYPQSLSGGQQQRIAIARGLAMEPDVLLFDEPTSALDPEMVGEVLAVMQDLAKSGMTMVIVTHEMGFAREVADRVIFMADGVVVEDGTPEEIFDQTKEQRTKEFLSKVL